Within the Sphingobacteriales bacterium genome, the region AGTTTACTACAACGTTTCAAATTGCCCATTGCTATTGGTGTTCTTCTGGTATTGATTTATTTTCCCCTCTTTCTCCATCTTGATATAGTTCCTCTGAGAATGTGGGATGAATCTTTCTATGCTGTTTCAGCACTCGAAATGACGTTTAACCATAATTTTTTTGTTAAAACTTTTAATAGTGTTCCTGATTTTTACAACCTTAAACCGCTTTTAATCACATGGATTCATTCCCTGTTTTTTTCATCACTCGGCATTAATGAACTTTCACTGAGGTTACCGTCAGCTCTTTCCGGTTTGATTTTAATCCTCGTTTTATTCTTTTTTCTGAAAAAAAACGGATGTAATGTCTATTTTTCCCTGATTTGCTGTTTAATTCTGGTTACTTCAAAAGGTTTTGTTTCCGACCATGTAACCCGTACAGGCGACCTCGATGCTCCGCTTTCCTTATTCCTCTTTCTCTCAGCCATCAGCTTTTATAAATATCTGACTAATTCTGAAAAACAAAGCAAATATCTAAACCTTACCATTTTTTTTACGTTTCTGGCATTCATGACGAAAGGTGTTGCCGGGCTACTTTTTCTTCCTGCTTATTTTTTCCTGCTGATGTATTCAGGAAAGTTATTATCCTTTCTCCGTCAGCCAGTTAACTATCTTAAAGTATTGCTCTTTATCTCTGCTATTGTTTTTTATTATTTGCTGATTGAATACAAACAACCCGGATATATTTCACATGTACTTGAAAATGAGGTATTTGGTCGCTATTTAAGTGTGAAAGACGGTCATCAGCATGGGGCTTTTTACTATATCGGCCTGCTCATTTCAAACCAGTTTTTTCCATGGATATTTCTTCTTCCTTTCTCTTTGATACCCGTGATAAAACAAATTCGAGGCAAAAAAACAGACATCTTTG harbors:
- a CDS encoding phospholipid carrier-dependent glycosyltransferase, whose product is MPIAIGVLLVLIYFPLFLHLDIVPLRMWDESFYAVSALEMTFNHNFFVKTFNSVPDFYNLKPLLITWIHSLFFSSLGINELSLRLPSALSGLILILVLFFFLKKNGCNVYFSLICCLILVTSKGFVSDHVTRTGDLDAPLSLFLFLSAISFYKYLTNSEKQSKYLNLTIFFTFLAFMTKGVAGLLFLPAYFFLLMYSGKLLSFLRQPVNYLKVLLFISAIVFYYLLIEYKQPGYISHVLENEVFGRYLSVKDGHQHGAFYYIGLLISNQFFPWIFLLPFSLIPVIKQIRGKKTDIFVFSLFIIVTYLIVISLGKSKLEWYTAPAFPFLTIIAVKSLMDFFNFFAKYKWASSLFFKIIFSFAILIYPYYQIIDSVYFPKNDWAAQKYGTFFRQIRKNHPEIKKIKVIHDGWNSHLVFYVRLYNEKYGYQIHYENTFEKPEVLKKEIDGVKSGDYVVAFQTEILDPLYSKFNAAILDRYQELVLVRMFSVKNHPATTHQP